A section of the Candidatus Palauibacter scopulicola genome encodes:
- a CDS encoding N-acetylmuramoyl-L-alanine amidase, whose amino-acid sequence MAVDEGAGGGRDRVGAQGRIAVATVVVAQTVLCGIPVRIDAQAPPDTVQAEVSGRTVSFPVARHRAYPVVAAADLALALETALDGVTRNGVFLRARFHGEEVAFEAESPFFRHGGRAVQLANPPYEEGGAFWLPAEFVTRWVSEGPPPVAAAAEGSPVPASTPASPSSPPPPDPLPARVDPTAPWRVIIDPGHGGRDPGTLGSGSYEKDVVLAIARRLYDELDGREMFEPHMTRTTDVYVDLDERSQFAVDRAGDLFVSIHANAAGDERARGFETIFLGQARSEEAREVALRENRGPEVDDAAGSPSDVQFILAGIDRTENLAESRLFAGFVQNSIRRVRRGGSPDRGVIQGPWWVLLGALVRMPSVIVEVGFLSNDEEERYLNGVEGQEAIARAIADAVVAYRADLLRRYAPAPESGC is encoded by the coding sequence GTGGCGGTTGACGAGGGAGCCGGCGGCGGACGCGACCGGGTGGGGGCGCAGGGGCGGATCGCGGTTGCCACCGTCGTCGTTGCCCAGACCGTGCTCTGCGGAATCCCGGTGCGAATCGACGCACAGGCGCCACCCGACACGGTACAGGCGGAGGTCTCGGGCCGTACCGTGAGCTTCCCCGTCGCGCGGCACCGGGCCTACCCCGTGGTGGCGGCGGCCGATCTCGCGCTCGCGCTGGAGACCGCCCTCGACGGCGTCACGAGAAACGGTGTGTTCCTGCGCGCCCGCTTCCACGGCGAAGAGGTCGCGTTCGAGGCGGAGTCTCCCTTCTTCCGGCACGGGGGACGCGCGGTGCAGCTTGCGAACCCACCCTACGAGGAAGGCGGCGCCTTCTGGCTTCCGGCCGAGTTCGTCACGCGGTGGGTGTCGGAGGGACCGCCGCCGGTCGCCGCCGCGGCCGAAGGGTCGCCGGTGCCCGCCTCGACCCCGGCGTCCCCGTCCTCACCGCCGCCGCCGGACCCGTTGCCGGCCCGCGTCGACCCGACGGCGCCGTGGCGCGTGATCATCGACCCGGGGCACGGAGGCCGGGACCCGGGAACGCTGGGCAGCGGGAGTTACGAGAAGGATGTCGTGCTCGCGATCGCGAGACGGCTGTACGACGAACTCGATGGGCGCGAGATGTTCGAGCCTCACATGACCCGGACCACGGATGTCTACGTGGATCTCGACGAGCGGTCCCAGTTCGCGGTGGACCGAGCCGGCGACCTCTTCGTCTCGATCCACGCCAACGCCGCGGGAGACGAACGGGCGCGCGGGTTCGAGACCATCTTCCTCGGACAGGCCCGCTCGGAGGAGGCGCGCGAGGTCGCGCTGCGCGAGAACCGGGGCCCGGAAGTGGATGACGCAGCGGGTTCGCCCTCCGATGTCCAGTTCATCCTCGCGGGAATCGACCGTACGGAGAATCTTGCGGAGTCGCGGCTCTTCGCCGGGTTCGTGCAGAACTCGATCCGAAGGGTCCGGCGCGGCGGGTCCCCCGACCGCGGCGTCATACAGGGCCCCTGGTGGGTCCTCCTCGGGGCGCTCGTGCGCATGCCGTCGGTGATCGTCGAAGTGGGTTTTCTCTCGAACGATGAAGAGGAGCGCTACCTGAACGGGGTGGAGGGACAGGAAGCGATCGCGCGGGCGATCGCGGATGCGGTCGTGGCCTATCGCGCCGACCTGCTGCGCCGGTACGCCCCCGCGCCGGAGTCGGGGTGCTGA
- a CDS encoding dihydroorotate dehydrogenase, which yields MSPGLVQRVFGAEFPSPVLLASGTCGYGQEYADLIPLDEIGGLVTKAVSLEPRPGNPPHRVAETPGGMINAIGLENPGLDGFIAEKLPWLREHLRRAQVFVNVVGHSAEDFAAVVSGLDGEDGFLGYEINVSCPNVKGGTMFGTDERALADLVARLRGCTERPLVIKLTPNVPDVGDFARICEEAGADGLSAINTFPGMVVDIGRRQPLIGNRSGGVSGPAILPMGVYATWRARQTCGLPIMGIGGIRNAEDALQYILAGACLVQVGTASFVDPGAAVDVHEGLSAYLKANGVARLEDLVGALRARPGSGPAIPTG from the coding sequence GTGTCCCCGGGCCTCGTCCAGCGCGTGTTCGGGGCGGAGTTTCCGAGTCCCGTGCTCCTGGCCTCCGGCACGTGCGGCTACGGGCAGGAATACGCGGATCTCATCCCCCTCGACGAGATCGGAGGACTCGTCACCAAGGCGGTGAGCCTCGAGCCCCGCCCCGGGAACCCGCCGCACCGCGTCGCGGAGACGCCCGGCGGGATGATCAACGCGATCGGGCTCGAGAACCCCGGCCTGGACGGCTTCATCGCGGAGAAGCTCCCGTGGCTGCGCGAGCACCTCCGTCGCGCCCAGGTGTTCGTGAACGTCGTCGGGCACTCGGCGGAGGACTTCGCGGCCGTCGTGAGCGGACTCGACGGGGAGGACGGCTTCCTCGGGTACGAGATCAACGTTTCCTGTCCGAACGTGAAGGGCGGCACGATGTTCGGCACCGACGAACGGGCGCTGGCCGACCTCGTGGCGCGGCTCCGCGGCTGCACCGAGCGGCCGCTCGTGATCAAGCTCACGCCCAACGTCCCCGACGTGGGCGACTTCGCCCGCATCTGCGAGGAGGCGGGGGCCGACGGCCTGAGCGCGATCAACACCTTCCCCGGGATGGTCGTCGACATCGGGCGGCGCCAACCGCTGATCGGCAACCGGTCCGGCGGCGTGAGCGGCCCCGCGATCCTTCCCATGGGCGTCTACGCGACGTGGCGGGCGCGGCAGACGTGCGGGCTTCCGATCATGGGAATCGGGGGCATCCGCAACGCCGAGGACGCCCTGCAGTACATCCTCGCCGGCGCCTGTCTCGTCCAGGTCGGGACGGCTTCGTTCGTCGATCCCGGCGCGGCGGTGGACGTACACGAAGGGCTCTCGGCATACCTGAAGGCGAACGGCGTCGCGCGCCTCGAGGATCTCGTGGGCGCACTCCGGGCCCGGCCGGGCTCCGGACCCGCGATTCCGACCGGATGA
- a CDS encoding RNase adapter RapZ, translated as MIPGKALVDLASALFVEWHGEPPRDIRPVAADGSTRSYWRLTAGDGASAIGAHGPDAMENRAFLSYSRTLRELGLPVPEVYGADERSGVWLLEDLGDTTLFDAIKEARDPGSDAFPDAVLPLYRQVLEILPRFQVEGGKRIDFRRAYPRAAFDRQSILWDLNYFKYHFLKLAHIPFNEADLERDFSRLARHLLACDRSRFLYRDLQSRNVMVRRGAEGPEPWFIDYQGGRRGALQYDVASLLYDSKANLARRHREALLDHYIGVLESHGVARRDEFLELWPGYVLVRLLQALGAYGYRGFFERKPRFLQSVPYAAENLRGLLRAGLPVDVPELEGALRAIVERWGRKAEPSAVERGLEVTVSSFRYPGGYPADTSGHGGGYVFDCRGLPNPGREEAYRNLTGLDEETIAFIAARPEAQEFWERVRGIVDAHIANYLDRGFHSLSVHFGCTGGQHRSVYMAERLRQHLSVRFPDVRVEVTHRESADWPRRPARV; from the coding sequence ATGATTCCCGGCAAGGCGCTGGTCGACCTCGCGTCGGCGCTCTTCGTCGAGTGGCACGGCGAGCCGCCGCGGGACATCCGGCCGGTCGCCGCGGACGGTTCCACGCGCAGTTACTGGCGTCTCACGGCGGGGGACGGGGCGTCCGCCATCGGCGCCCACGGGCCGGACGCGATGGAGAACCGGGCCTTCCTCTCCTACTCCCGTACCCTGCGCGAACTCGGGCTGCCCGTGCCGGAGGTGTACGGCGCGGACGAGAGGTCCGGCGTGTGGCTCCTCGAGGACCTCGGCGACACGACCCTCTTCGACGCGATCAAGGAGGCGCGCGATCCGGGATCGGACGCCTTCCCGGACGCCGTCCTCCCCCTCTACCGGCAGGTGCTCGAGATCCTGCCCCGCTTCCAGGTCGAGGGAGGGAAGCGGATCGACTTCCGCCGGGCCTATCCGCGGGCGGCGTTCGACCGGCAGTCGATCCTCTGGGACCTGAACTACTTCAAGTACCACTTCCTGAAGCTCGCGCACATCCCGTTCAACGAGGCGGATCTGGAGCGCGACTTCTCGCGGCTTGCCCGCCACCTGCTCGCGTGCGACCGGTCCCGGTTCCTGTACCGCGACCTCCAGTCCCGCAACGTGATGGTGCGACGGGGGGCGGAGGGTCCGGAGCCCTGGTTCATCGACTACCAGGGCGGACGGCGCGGGGCGCTGCAGTACGACGTGGCGTCGCTCCTCTACGATTCGAAGGCGAATCTCGCGCGCCGGCACCGGGAGGCGCTGCTCGATCACTACATCGGCGTCCTCGAATCGCACGGGGTCGCGCGGCGCGACGAGTTTCTCGAACTCTGGCCCGGGTATGTCCTCGTGCGGCTGCTGCAGGCGCTCGGAGCCTACGGTTACCGGGGGTTCTTCGAACGCAAGCCGCGCTTCCTGCAGAGCGTACCCTACGCGGCGGAGAACCTGCGGGGGCTGCTCAGGGCGGGCTTGCCCGTGGACGTCCCCGAACTCGAGGGGGCGCTGCGCGCGATCGTCGAGCGCTGGGGCCGCAAGGCGGAGCCGTCGGCGGTCGAGAGAGGGCTGGAGGTGACGGTCTCGAGCTTCCGGTATCCCGGCGGATACCCGGCGGACACGTCGGGTCACGGCGGAGGATACGTGTTCGACTGCCGCGGGCTCCCGAATCCGGGCCGGGAGGAGGCGTACCGCAACCTCACGGGGCTCGACGAGGAGACGATCGCCTTCATCGCGGCCCGGCCGGAGGCGCAGGAGTTCTGGGAACGGGTGCGGGGGATCGTGGACGCCCACATCGCGAACTACCTCGACCGCGGGTTCCACAGCCTGAGCGTGCATTTCGGGTGTACGGGGGGACAGCACCGCTCGGTGTACATGGCGGAGCGGCTGCGCCAGCACCTGAGCGTCCGCTTCCCGGACGTGCGCGTGGAGGTCACGCACCGCGAATCGGCGGACTGGCCGCGCCGTCCCGCCCGGGTCTGA
- the smpB gene encoding SsrA-binding protein SmpB — protein sequence MGERDGVRVIARNRKARHDYEVLEQFEAGIVLRGAEVKSLRDGKASFADSFGRIDDGEAWLHNLHIPPYDKATIDAPDPVRRRKLLLKRREIDRLRSKTRESGLTLVPLDLHFRRGFAKVTLGLARGKKHRDRREDLKRKTMQREAERAKREAARGG from the coding sequence GTGGGCGAACGCGATGGGGTTCGGGTCATCGCCCGCAACAGGAAGGCTCGGCACGACTACGAGGTGCTCGAACAGTTCGAGGCGGGGATCGTGCTGCGGGGCGCGGAGGTGAAGTCGCTGCGGGACGGCAAGGCGAGCTTCGCGGACTCGTTCGGGCGCATCGATGACGGGGAGGCGTGGCTCCATAATCTCCACATTCCTCCGTACGACAAGGCGACCATCGATGCTCCCGACCCGGTGCGCCGGCGAAAGCTCCTGCTCAAGAGACGCGAGATCGATCGCCTGCGCTCGAAGACGCGCGAGAGCGGGCTGACGCTCGTGCCGCTGGACCTCCACTTTCGGCGCGGCTTTGCCAAGGTCACGCTGGGGTTGGCGCGGGGGAAGAAGCACCGGGACCGGCGGGAGGACCTGAAGAGGAAGACGATGCAGCGGGAGGCCGAGCGGGCGAAGAGAGAGGCGGCACGTGGCGGTTGA